A genome region from Patescibacteria group bacterium includes the following:
- the folA gene encoding type 3 dihydrofolate reductase translates to MLISLIAAVSENNVIGYQNKIPWHLPADFAYFKKMTLGKPVIMGAKTFESIGRALPGRKNIVLNRDPNYKAQGAIIVGSIEEALQEAGEAQEVMICGGASVYEQFLPRADKLYLTFVHHEFEGDIFFPVFNKEEWQEVSRKDYPADANNLYPYSFVVLERKK, encoded by the coding sequence ATGCTTATTTCCCTCATCGCCGCTGTCTCTGAAAATAATGTTATTGGCTATCAAAATAAAATCCCCTGGCATTTGCCGGCGGATTTTGCGTATTTCAAAAAAATGACTTTAGGGAAGCCCGTCATTATGGGCGCGAAAACCTTTGAATCAATCGGCAGAGCTCTTCCCGGCAGAAAAAATATTGTCTTAAATCGTGACCCAAATTATAAAGCGCAAGGCGCCATTATTGTAGGTTCTATTGAAGAAGCGCTTCAAGAAGCGGGTGAAGCGCAAGAAGTGATGATCTGCGGCGGCGCTTCGGTTTATGAGCAATTCTTGCCCCGCGCGGATAAGCTTTATCTCACTTTCGTCCATCACGAATTTGAAGGCGACATTTTTTTCCCAGTGTTTAATAAGGAAGAATGGCAGGAAGTAAGCCGCAAGGATTATCCTGCCGACGCAAACAACCTTTATCCTTATTCTTTTGTTGTTTTAGAGAGAAAAAAATAA
- a CDS encoding DUF5680 domain-containing protein, producing the protein MNIEQITQFLIEAESKTYLAGEEGDIFKVEFSISLPREIVYEYSRLNINTPKPKLRYIDRYFGREKFSGQEMIFQDYDVPVWGRSYYGITSPTSDYTKEMILDSVRKGRARFISDLWNGAAELQSFVSDDLVFVIRFSNPNNASFESFLYHEWIFFIHKDEEEKEALFHRICAGGVID; encoded by the coding sequence ATGAATATTGAACAGATTACACAGTTTTTAATAGAAGCTGAAAGTAAAACCTATTTGGCGGGTGAGGAAGGTGATATTTTTAAGGTTGAATTTTCTATTAGCTTGCCTCGAGAAATAGTTTATGAATATTCCAGATTAAACATAAATACTCCGAAGCCGAAGTTACGTTATATTGATAGGTATTTTGGCAGAGAAAAATTTTCTGGTCAAGAAATGATATTTCAAGACTATGATGTTCCGGTTTGGGGACGCAGTTATTACGGCATTACCTCGCCGACTAGTGATTACACCAAAGAAATGATTCTAGATTCGGTCAGAAAAGGGCGCGCTAGGTTCATATCTGATCTTTGGAATGGCGCCGCAGAATTGCAAAGTTTTGTTTCGGATGATCTTGTCTTTGTTATTCGTTTTTCAAACCCGAATAACGCGTCTTTTGAGAGTTTTCTTTATCACGAATGGATATTTTTTATCCATAAAGATGAAGAAGAAAAAGAAGCATTATTCCATCGGATCTGCGCGGGCGGCGTTATTGATTAG
- a CDS encoding thymidylate synthase, whose product MQQYLKTLRYVMKNGIDRPDRTDVGSRAVLGVQMRFNMADGFPAVTTKKLAFEAVKAELLWFLSASSRVQDLQKLGCHIWDANAEAPYWKPRARFKGDLGRVYGVQWRKWRSPYQKKPIDQIARVIRGLKENPNDRRLIVSAWNPAELEMMALPPCHMIFQFFSVQGKLSLHMYQRSCDMFLGVPFNIASYSLLLRMVAQAVGLKPWEFVHTLGDAHIYLNHFKQVREQLKRKPYKLPKLWLNSKIKDIDDFKMEDIKLVNYKYHPAIKAPMAV is encoded by the coding sequence ATGCAGCAGTACTTAAAAACCCTAAGATATGTTATGAAAAATGGTATTGATCGTCCTGACCGCACAGATGTCGGCTCCCGAGCTGTTTTAGGTGTGCAGATGCGTTTTAATATGGCCGACGGTTTCCCGGCTGTTACCACCAAAAAACTCGCTTTTGAGGCGGTGAAGGCGGAACTTTTATGGTTTTTAAGCGCGAGTTCCAGAGTTCAAGACCTGCAGAAACTAGGCTGTCATATTTGGGATGCGAACGCGGAAGCGCCTTATTGGAAGCCCAGGGCGCGCTTTAAAGGCGATTTGGGAAGGGTTTACGGCGTGCAATGGCGCAAATGGCGATCGCCCTATCAAAAAAAGCCTATTGACCAAATCGCGCGCGTAATACGCGGATTAAAAGAAAATCCCAATGATCGCCGTTTAATTGTTAGTGCTTGGAATCCCGCCGAGTTAGAAATGATGGCTTTGCCGCCTTGCCATATGATTTTCCAATTTTTCTCTGTTCAGGGCAAACTTTCTTTGCATATGTATCAGCGAAGTTGCGATATGTTTTTAGGCGTGCCTTTCAATATCGCTTCTTATTCTTTATTGTTGCGTATGGTTGCCCAAGCTGTGGGCTTAAAGCCATGGGAGTTTGTTCATACTTTGGGTGATGCCCATATTTATCTCAATCATTTTAAACAGGTGAGAGAGCAGCTGAAACGCAAGCCATATAAATTACCCAAACTTTGGTTAAACTCTAAAATCAAAGACATTGATGATTTTAAAATGGAAGACATCAAACTGGTGAATTACAAATATCACCCCGCCATTAAAGCGCCGATGGCGGTTTAA
- the rplK gene encoding 50S ribosomal protein L11: MSKPIKTIIKLQIPAGKANPAPPIGPALGQHGLNIQDFCSKFNEMTKDKGDEIIPAEITVYEDRTFDFILKTPPAAELLKKIAQVKKGSGEPNKKKVGKVTEVQIEEIAKVKMQDLNANDLEQAKKIIAGTARSMGIEIIK, from the coding sequence ATGTCTAAGCCTATTAAAACAATTATCAAACTTCAGATCCCCGCAGGTAAGGCAAATCCTGCTCCCCCTATAGGCCCCGCTTTGGGTCAGCACGGATTAAACATTCAGGATTTTTGCAGCAAATTTAATGAGATGACCAAAGATAAAGGGGACGAGATCATCCCCGCGGAAATTACGGTTTATGAGGACCGCACTTTTGATTTTATTCTGAAAACTCCGCCCGCCGCAGAGCTTTTAAAGAAAATAGCGCAAGTGAAAAAGGGTTCGGGCGAGCCGAATAAAAAAAAGGTGGGCAAGGTTACAGAAGTGCAAATTGAAGAAATTGCCAAGGTCAAGATGCAGGATTTAAATGCCAATGATCTAGAACAGGCAAAAAAGATAATCGCAGGGACGGCGAGGAGTATGGGGATTGAGATAATAAAATAA
- a CDS encoding deaminase: METRKLSKDEYYMNIAREVSRKTRCYRRIMGAIIVRDDQMISAGYIGAIRKGKDCYEHGFCLRTKLGIPHGHRYELCRSVHAEQNAIVNASRAGVSVLGGDMYLYAADEQGEVIDALPCFICKKIVINAGLAHMICSTRDGGCRIFRIEDWVHDWQIADVIDDKEQYGQGQKVLTEKEITDQIMELNNRNNNRPSLRAEPEGIK; this comes from the coding sequence ATGGAAACGAGAAAACTATCCAAAGACGAGTATTATATGAACATTGCCCGCGAGGTATCGCGGAAAACAAGGTGTTATCGTCGCATCATGGGTGCGATTATTGTCCGCGACGACCAAATGATCTCCGCTGGATACATCGGCGCGATCCGCAAAGGCAAGGATTGTTATGAGCATGGTTTTTGTCTTCGAACTAAACTTGGCATTCCCCACGGTCATCGCTACGAGCTTTGCCGCTCGGTGCACGCGGAGCAAAATGCGATTGTCAACGCGAGCCGCGCCGGCGTGTCCGTGCTGGGCGGAGATATGTATTTGTACGCCGCGGACGAGCAAGGCGAGGTGATTGATGCCTTGCCTTGTTTTATTTGTAAGAAAATTGTGATTAATGCGGGACTCGCGCATATGATTTGCTCTACTCGCGATGGGGGTTGTCGGATTTTCAGGATTGAGGACTGGGTGCACGATTGGCAGATCGCGGATGTCATTGACGACAAAGAGCAATATGGCCAGGGGCAAAAGGTCTTAACCGAAAAAGAAATAACAGATCAAATTATGGAGTTAAATAATCGGAATAATAATCGCCCTTCATTGCGAGCGGAGCCCGAAGGGATTAAGTGA
- the miaB gene encoding tRNA (N6-isopentenyl adenosine(37)-C2)-methylthiotransferase MiaB yields the protein MQTYFLKTFGCQMNQSDAERIAAVLEKAGLTLSSEKEADILIANVCAVRQRAMDRVYALVNKWQKRKDAKIILTGCILEKDKKLFCDKAHGIVPIGAIAKLPQIIKDGDAKHCISIKSYLGIKPKHHNSFSAYVPIMTGCNNFCAYCVVPYTRGREISRPADEIIKEVRSLIKIGYKEIILLGQNVNSYQSKLKCQNSNAKTTTQNSKLINFPKLLQMIDSITGNFWIGFITSHPKDMSDKLINTIARCKKVCKYIHLPIQSGDDGILKRMNRKYTVAHYLGLIKKIRSRIPKVAISTDVIVGFPGETKKQFENTVKVFKKVKFDMAYIAQYSPRPGTAAAKFKDDVKSQEKKRRFQILNQLLKKIALENNQKLVGKEMEILVEQYEKGYCVGKTRAFKNVKFRNNGKKNLEGEFVKIKIAKATAWGLEGNISPLTRGDKRGVNKKPQNLFFKTLRQRTQ from the coding sequence ATGCAAACCTATTTTTTAAAAACTTTCGGCTGCCAAATGAACCAGTCGGACGCGGAGCGGATTGCCGCGGTTTTAGAAAAAGCAGGGCTCACTTTATCTTCTGAAAAAGAAGCAGATATTTTAATCGCCAATGTTTGCGCGGTGCGGCAGCGAGCAATGGATCGGGTTTACGCCCTGGTGAATAAATGGCAAAAACGGAAAGATGCAAAAATTATCCTCACAGGCTGCATCTTAGAAAAAGATAAAAAATTGTTCTGCGATAAGGCGCATGGTATTGTTCCCATAGGCGCGATTGCGAAACTGCCACAAATCATTAAAGATGGAGACGCGAAACATTGCATCTCTATAAAATCATATTTGGGAATAAAACCAAAACATCATAATTCCTTTTCGGCTTATGTGCCGATTATGACCGGCTGCAATAATTTCTGCGCTTACTGCGTTGTCCCCTACACGCGAGGCAGAGAAATTTCAAGACCGGCGGATGAAATTATAAAGGAGGTGCGAAGTCTTATAAAGATTGGATATAAAGAAATTATCCTGCTTGGACAGAATGTGAATTCATACCAGAGTAAACTCAAATGTCAAAACTCAAATGCCAAAACTACAACTCAAAACTCAAAACTAATAAATTTCCCAAAGTTATTGCAAATGATAGATAGCATAACGGGTAATTTTTGGATTGGATTTATTACCTCGCATCCTAAAGATATGTCAGATAAGTTAATTAACACAATTGCGCGATGTAAAAAGGTTTGCAAATATATCCATTTACCAATCCAATCAGGAGATGATGGGATTTTGAAAAGGATGAACCGAAAATATACGGTTGCGCATTATTTGGGTTTAATAAAGAAAATCCGCTCCAGAATCCCGAAGGTGGCGATTTCCACGGATGTCATTGTCGGCTTTCCTGGCGAAACCAAAAAGCAATTTGAAAATACGGTCAAAGTTTTTAAAAAAGTAAAATTTGATATGGCTTATATTGCCCAATATTCCCCGCGTCCTGGCACAGCCGCGGCGAAATTCAAAGATGACGTCAAAAGCCAAGAAAAAAAACGGAGATTTCAAATCTTAAATCAATTGCTCAAAAAGATTGCGCTGGAAAATAATCAAAAATTAGTGGGGAAAGAAATGGAAATTTTAGTGGAGCAATATGAGAAAGGATATTGCGTAGGAAAAACGCGCGCTTTTAAAAATGTGAAATTTAGAAATAATGGGAAGAAAAATTTGGAAGGTGAATTTGTGAAGATAAAAATCGCAAAAGCAACGGCGTGGGGATTAGAAGGGAATATTTCTCCCCTGACAAGGGGAGATAAGAGAGGGGTTAATAAAAAACCGCAAAATCTTTTTTTCAAGACTTTGCGGCAAAGAACGCAATGA
- the rplA gene encoding 50S ribosomal protein L1 codes for MSKHSRRYQNLKNKLSQEEKRIFEIEEAVKKVKEGANAKFDESIEAHIKLNLDKKSGTQVVRGTIVFPKSWGKSRRIAAFVTPEKMKEAKEAGAAIAGGEELVQKIKTTQKVNFDLALAEPAMMRHLGQIGKLLGQKGLMPNPKSETVTPNIIAAIKEFASGKISFKSDEQGIVHQVIGKMSFSEAELANNFKVLLETVKKQAPEGQKGELVNSISVCSTMGPGVRVRN; via the coding sequence ATGTCCAAGCATTCTAGACGTTATCAAAATTTAAAAAATAAACTTTCCCAGGAAGAAAAGAGAATTTTTGAGATTGAAGAGGCGGTGAAGAAAGTGAAGGAAGGGGCGAACGCAAAGTTTGACGAATCCATTGAAGCGCATATTAAACTGAATTTAGATAAAAAAAGCGGCACGCAAGTAGTCCGCGGCACGATTGTTTTTCCGAAAAGTTGGGGCAAGAGCCGAAGGATTGCCGCTTTTGTGACTCCTGAAAAGATGAAAGAAGCAAAAGAAGCCGGCGCCGCCATTGCGGGCGGCGAAGAATTGGTGCAAAAAATCAAGACAACCCAGAAGGTTAATTTTGATTTAGCCCTAGCCGAACCGGCGATGATGCGGCATTTGGGGCAAATCGGCAAGCTCTTGGGTCAAAAAGGTTTAATGCCGAACCCCAAGAGTGAGACAGTGACCCCCAATATTATTGCGGCAATCAAAGAGTTTGCCTCGGGCAAGATTTCGTTTAAATCCGATGAACAGGGGATTGTGCATCAGGTGATTGGCAAGATGTCTTTTTCCGAGGCAGAATTAGCAAATAATTTTAAGGTTCTTTTAGAAACAGTAAAAAAACAAGCTCCAGAAGGACAGAAAGGGGAGCTTGTGAATTCTATCTCTGTCTGTTCCACTATGGGACCGGGGGTCCGGGTGAGGAATTAA
- the miaA gene encoding tRNA (adenosine(37)-N6)-dimethylallyltransferase MiaA, translating into MLGATASGKTEMSLELAKKIPNSYIISADSRQIYKGLDIGTGKLTGGRHKILKGQNILHFHNIPHYMIDIMEPNREYTVAQYQKSVKKVIRENKGRIPFLVGGTGLYINAIVDGLSIPPSAPDYKLRGKLEKETDGNLFQKLKKLDPICAQKIDSKNKRRLIRALEVCLKTGKPFSSLQKKKKPNYDVLQIGISVPREELYERIDKRVDRMIKQGLIEEAKKILKKYELLNSLPLPEKRRREGVGVYVSLDLSNLPPHSRQAGLVRKIWSGTEKDLKSRNLPPPLPPLGQGGIIHDSIGYKEIISYLDGEISLDEMIVLIKKNTRHYARRQMTWFKRDKRIQWIKNKKEAERLVKKFLR; encoded by the coding sequence ATTCTCGGCGCAACTGCCTCGGGTAAAACTGAGATGTCTTTAGAATTGGCTAAAAAAATTCCAAACAGCTACATCATTTCCGCGGATTCGCGCCAAATCTATAAAGGCTTAGATATCGGCACGGGAAAATTGACCGGCGGAAGACACAAAATTTTAAAAGGACAAAATATTCTTCACTTCCACAATATCCCGCATTATATGATTGATATTATGGAGCCGAACCGAGAATACACAGTAGCACAATATCAGAAGAGTGTCAAAAAGGTTATCCGCGAAAACAAAGGCAGAATCCCATTTTTGGTCGGCGGCACAGGGCTTTATATTAACGCGATTGTGGACGGCTTGTCTATCCCCCCTTCGGCACCAGATTACAAACTGCGCGGAAAACTTGAGAAAGAAACGGACGGAAATTTATTTCAGAAATTAAAAAAATTAGATCCAATTTGCGCCCAAAAAATTGATTCAAAAAATAAACGGCGCTTAATCCGCGCGCTGGAAGTGTGTTTAAAGACAGGGAAGCCATTTTCTAGTTTACAGAAAAAGAAAAAACCCAATTACGATGTTCTGCAAATTGGGATTTCTGTGCCGCGAGAAGAATTATATGAGCGCATTGATAAGCGCGTAGACAGAATGATAAAACAAGGACTAATTGAAGAAGCAAAAAAAATCTTAAAAAAATATGAGCTTTTGAATTCACTCCCCCTGCCCGAGAAGAGGAGACGTGAGGGGGTGGGAGTTTATGTAAGTTTAGACCTCTCCAACCTCCCCCCGCACTCGCGGCAAGCAGGCTTAGTAAGGAAAATTTGGAGTGGTACTGAAAAAGATTTAAAAAGTCGCAATCTCCCTCCCCCCCTACCCCCCCTCGGGCAGGGGGGGATAATCCACGATTCCATCGGCTACAAAGAAATAATATCGTATCTGGATGGTGAAATCAGTTTAGATGAAATGATAGTCTTGATCAAAAAAAACACGCGACATTACGCCCGCCGCCAAATGACTTGGTTTAAGAGGGATAAAAGGATTCAGTGGATCAAAAATAAAAAAGAGGCGGAAAGATTGGTTAAAAAATTTTTGAGATAA
- the nusG gene encoding transcription termination/antitermination protein NusG, which yields MPKQLGEQERRWYVLHTYSGYEENVAHNLRQRIESLDMEDKIFDVLVPKEKKIKIKNGRRKVIEEKIFPGYVLVEMVVTDDSWYVVRNTPNVTGFVGSGTTPTPISDEEIKSLKKRMGVTEPKYKIDVEIGEAVKIIDGPFKGFDGKVSHLDEERGKIKVLVNMFGRETPVELDFLQIKKI from the coding sequence ATGCCCAAGCAATTAGGGGAGCAAGAACGACGTTGGTATGTGCTTCACACCTATTCTGGTTACGAGGAAAACGTAGCCCATAATCTTCGCCAGAGAATTGAGTCCTTGGATATGGAGGACAAAATCTTTGATGTTTTAGTGCCTAAAGAGAAAAAGATTAAGATTAAGAATGGCCGGCGGAAAGTGATTGAAGAGAAGATTTTTCCCGGCTATGTTTTAGTGGAAATGGTTGTCACCGATGATTCTTGGTATGTGGTTAGGAATACCCCTAATGTGACCGGCTTTGTTGGTTCTGGAACTACGCCGACACCGATTTCTGATGAAGAGATTAAGTCTTTGAAAAAGAGGATGGGCGTTACCGAGCCGAAATATAAAATTGATGTGGAGATTGGCGAGGCGGTCAAAATTATTGACGGACCCTTTAAGGGTTTTGACGGGAAAGTTTCTCATCTTGATGAAGAGCGGGGAAAGATCAAGGTCCTGGTGAATATGTTTGGCCGGGAAACGCCAGTAGAGTTAGACTTTTTACAGATCAAAAAAATCTAA
- a CDS encoding AAA family ATPase: MPKQKFIVGLTGEKLAGKGTTAAYLAEKYNAVVFRFSQILDEVLKKLYLPITRENEIKLGLSLRQNFGDDILAKTLFQDVKDEKADLIIVDGMRFREEAEMFSQLDNFILVYITAPIKIRFERMKNRTEKADEKNMDFNKFKEIEDISPTETVIKATAQKAKVKIENIGTFEELYAKIEKEIMKKYYF; encoded by the coding sequence ATGCCAAAACAAAAATTCATCGTCGGATTAACTGGTGAAAAGTTAGCCGGCAAGGGCACGACCGCCGCTTATTTAGCGGAAAAATATAATGCTGTGGTTTTTCGTTTTTCTCAAATTTTAGATGAAGTTTTAAAAAAACTCTATCTGCCGATCACCCGTGAAAATGAAATTAAGTTAGGTCTTTCTTTGCGTCAAAATTTTGGCGATGATATCTTAGCTAAAACTTTGTTTCAAGATGTGAAAGATGAGAAAGCGGATTTGATCATTGTGGATGGTATGCGTTTCCGGGAAGAAGCAGAAATGTTCAGCCAGCTTGATAATTTCATCTTGGTGTATATTACCGCGCCGATAAAAATCCGTTTTGAAAGAATGAAGAACCGCACTGAAAAGGCAGACGAAAAGAATATGGATTTTAACAAATTTAAGGAGATTGAAGATATAAGTCCGACAGAGACAGTGATCAAGGCGACCGCGCAGAAAGCAAAAGTGAAAATTGAAAACATCGGAACTTTTGAAGAATTATATGCAAAGATAGAAAAAGAAATTATGAAGAAATATTATTTCTAG
- the gatB gene encoding Asp-tRNA(Asn)/Glu-tRNA(Gln) amidotransferase subunit GatB codes for MKQFNNETMPSFKTIIGLEIHVQLKTRSKMFCACDNDITNKQANENICPICLGHPGVLPVINKKAVEWTVLTGIALNCAIPKESKFDRKNYFYPDLPKGYQISQYDMPIAVNGYLEINGHKISIRRVHLEEDAAKNLHAEDKSYSLVDYNRGGTPLMEIVTEPDITSPEEAGAFLRELRLIMRYLGVSNADMEKGELRCDANVNIKSGNAKTPIVEIKNLNSFKMVEKALAYEVDRQTDEFAALKKEKGKITRGWDDRKGITREQRTKEEAHDYRYFGEPDLPPLRLKKIVEAMRAQMPELPVHRRKRLKAEYGLGPEDISALVNNKALGDYYEQVVSEAAAEDQGQKISKLAANWVVTELQKLLRVNKVSISHLKITPENFAEFMNIVSRGEINSSAAQIVLKEMFEKSADPSQVIAEKNLAQVSDVEQLNAIIEEVVKENPKPVEDLRAGNAKTLMFLVGQVMRKTGGRANPQIVQDLIREKLK; via the coding sequence ATGAAACAATTCAACAATGAAACAATGCCATCATTTAAAACCATTATCGGTTTAGAAATTCACGTTCAGCTCAAAACCCGAAGCAAGATGTTTTGCGCGTGCGATAATGATATTACAAACAAACAAGCGAATGAAAACATTTGCCCAATTTGTTTGGGGCATCCGGGGGTTTTACCCGTGATTAATAAAAAGGCTGTGGAATGGACTGTCTTAACGGGCATCGCTTTAAATTGTGCAATACCGAAAGAAAGCAAATTTGACCGCAAGAATTATTTTTATCCGGATTTGCCTAAGGGGTATCAGATTTCCCAATACGATATGCCTATCGCAGTCAATGGTTATTTAGAGATTAATGGTCATAAGATTAGCATCAGGAGGGTGCACCTTGAAGAGGACGCGGCAAAAAATTTGCACGCCGAAGACAAAAGTTACAGCTTAGTGGATTATAATCGCGGAGGAACGCCTTTGATGGAAATTGTGACGGAACCCGATATCACTTCCCCTGAAGAAGCCGGAGCTTTTTTGCGGGAGCTGCGCCTCATTATGCGTTACTTGGGGGTTTCCAATGCGGATATGGAAAAAGGAGAACTGCGGTGCGATGCTAATGTTAATATTAAATCTGGGAATGCTAAAACGCCCATCGTGGAAATTAAAAATCTAAATTCCTTCAAGATGGTGGAAAAAGCTTTAGCTTATGAAGTGGATAGACAGACGGATGAGTTCGCGGCGCTAAAGAAAGAAAAAGGTAAAATTACCCGAGGCTGGGATGATCGCAAGGGGATTACGCGGGAGCAGAGGACGAAAGAAGAAGCGCATGACTATCGTTATTTTGGAGAGCCAGACTTGCCGCCTTTAAGGCTCAAAAAAATTGTAGAAGCAATGCGGGCTCAAATGCCAGAACTGCCGGTCCATAGAAGAAAAAGGCTGAAGGCGGAATATGGCTTGGGACCTGAAGATATTAGCGCCTTAGTCAATAATAAAGCCCTAGGCGATTATTATGAGCAAGTGGTTTCCGAAGCGGCGGCAGAAGATCAAGGTCAAAAAATATCTAAACTCGCGGCGAACTGGGTGGTAACGGAATTACAGAAATTATTAAGGGTGAACAAAGTCAGTATTAGCCATTTAAAAATCACGCCCGAAAATTTCGCCGAATTTATGAATATCGTGTCTCGCGGGGAGATAAATTCCTCCGCGGCGCAGATTGTTTTAAAAGAAATGTTTGAGAAGAGCGCGGATCCTTCGCAAGTGATTGCCGAGAAAAATTTAGCGCAGGTGAGTGATGTAGAGCAGTTGAATGCGATTATTGAAGAAGTAGTCAAAGAGAACCCTAAACCCGTGGAGGATTTGCGGGCTGGCAATGCAAAAACCCTTATGTTTCTCGTGGGGCAGGTGATGCGCAAAACAGGTGGTCGCGCAAATCCGCAGATAGTGCAGGATTTGATAAGGGAAAAATTGAAATAA
- the secE gene encoding preprotein translocase subunit SecE — MPRLLNKIILFFKESKTELAKVVWPSRPELFRHTYIVIIFSLAVAVFLGFIDYLLIVALSQLF, encoded by the coding sequence ATGCCTCGCCTTTTGAATAAAATTATTCTTTTTTTCAAAGAATCCAAAACCGAACTTGCGAAAGTGGTTTGGCCCTCCCGGCCAGAGTTGTTTCGCCATACCTACATAGTTATTATTTTTAGCTTAGCGGTAGCTGTCTTTTTGGGCTTTATAGATTATCTTTTGATAGTTGCTTTAAGTCAGCTTTTTTGA